One region of Nycticebus coucang isolate mNycCou1 chromosome 10, mNycCou1.pri, whole genome shotgun sequence genomic DNA includes:
- the MRPS14 gene encoding 28S ribosomal protein S14, mitochondrial isoform X2, translating to MGPSSASGQVRGYYVDWRMLRDVKRRKMAYEYADERLRINSLRKNTILPKDLQEVADEEIAALPRDSCPVRIRNRCVMTSRPRGVKRRWRLSRIVFRHLADHGQLSGVQRAMW from the exons ATGGGTCCTTCATCAGCTTCAGGCCAAGTTCGAGGTTACTATGTAGACTGGAGAATGTTGCGAGATGTGAAGAGACGAAAAATGGCCTATGAATATGCAGACGAGAGGCTCCGTATCAATTCACTCAGGAAGAACACAATCTTGCCAAAAGATCTTCAG GAAGTGGCCGATGAAGAAATTGCTGCCCTTCCCCGGGATAGCTGTCCCGTTAGAATCAGAAATCGATGTGTTATGACGTCCCGTCCACGTGGTGTAAAGCGGCGCTGGAGGCTTAGTCGTATCGTCTTCCGTCATTTAGCTGACCATGGGCAGCTTTCTGGGGTCCAGAGAGCCATGTGGTAA
- the MRPS14 gene encoding 28S ribosomal protein S14, mitochondrial isoform X1 has translation MAAFMLGSLLRTFRQMGPSSASGQVRGYYVDWRMLRDVKRRKMAYEYADERLRINSLRKNTILPKDLQEVADEEIAALPRDSCPVRIRNRCVMTSRPRGVKRRWRLSRIVFRHLADHGQLSGVQRAMW, from the exons ATGGCGGCCTTCATGCTGGGCTCGCTGCTGCGGACGTTCCGGCAG ATGGGTCCTTCATCAGCTTCAGGCCAAGTTCGAGGTTACTATGTAGACTGGAGAATGTTGCGAGATGTGAAGAGACGAAAAATGGCCTATGAATATGCAGACGAGAGGCTCCGTATCAATTCACTCAGGAAGAACACAATCTTGCCAAAAGATCTTCAG GAAGTGGCCGATGAAGAAATTGCTGCCCTTCCCCGGGATAGCTGTCCCGTTAGAATCAGAAATCGATGTGTTATGACGTCCCGTCCACGTGGTGTAAAGCGGCGCTGGAGGCTTAGTCGTATCGTCTTCCGTCATTTAGCTGACCATGGGCAGCTTTCTGGGGTCCAGAGAGCCATGTGGTAA